The following are encoded in a window of Cycloclasticus pugetii PS-1 genomic DNA:
- the fdhF gene encoding formate dehydrogenase subunit alpha: MSNLVSFVIDGKKVSAEPEESIWQVAKRLGTTIPHLCFNNKPGYRSDGNCRACMVEIDGERTLAASCCRHPSDDMVVHTQSKRATAARRLVIELLSTDVDEQTIAGSTFDNLVQSMEIGPSRFPKKVTNTPDLSHPAISVKLDACIHCTLCVRACREIQVNGVIGLAERGHDEKIIFDFDDPMGQSTCVACGECVQACPTNALSPASAKVTKTDKQVQSVCPYCGVGCQVNLKVNDNKICSVEGANGPSNQGRLCVKGRFGFDYITSEQRLTEPLIRKEGIEKGVNIDPANPYSHFRKASWEEALNLAAKGFSDIKQQHGADSLAGFGSAKCSNEEAYIFQKLIRAGFGTNNVDHCTRLCHASSVAALMETIGSGAVTAPFMAAEDSDLIIVIGANPSENHPVAATFFKQAVERGTELVVMDPRAQALKQQATHMLQFTPSTDVALLNAIMHVIVDEKLYNQHYIDQHTSGFKLFATHLKDYAPEKMQSICGVTADTIKTVARKYATAKSAIIFWGMGISQHTHGTDNARCLISLALMCGHIGRPGTGLHPLRGQNNVQGASDAALIPMFYPDYKPISDCETQTFFESLWDTPLNPKEGLTVVEIMHAIHRNSIKSMYIMGENPAMSDPNLNHARAALAKLEHLVVQDIFLTETAMFADVVLPATAWPEKNGTVTNSNRQVQMGRQAVEPPGNAKADWWITHQIAKRLGLEWPYSTPKDIYQEMLLAMPSLANISWERLEQEHSVTYPCPSPKEAGHDIVFADGFPTEDGRGKFIPASFLPANDKLDTEYDFILTTGRLLEHWHTGAITRRSEVLNTLEPEAFVQMSPTDCSALKVQAGDMVCISSRRGSINIKVRVDHKVQTGLIFIPFSYVEAAANLLTSHDLDPFGKIPEYKFSAVKVEPI; encoded by the coding sequence ATGAGCAATTTAGTTTCATTTGTAATAGATGGCAAAAAGGTTTCTGCTGAACCTGAAGAATCAATTTGGCAAGTCGCTAAACGACTCGGCACCACTATTCCGCATTTATGTTTTAACAATAAGCCCGGTTATCGCTCCGATGGCAACTGCCGGGCCTGCATGGTTGAAATTGACGGCGAACGCACACTCGCCGCTTCGTGTTGCAGACACCCTAGCGATGATATGGTCGTTCACACACAGAGTAAACGTGCCACAGCAGCTCGTCGGCTTGTCATCGAATTATTAAGTACCGATGTAGATGAGCAGACGATTGCGGGATCAACTTTCGATAATTTGGTGCAATCCATGGAGATTGGGCCTTCACGATTTCCAAAAAAAGTAACTAACACCCCCGACTTATCTCACCCAGCCATCTCTGTAAAGCTTGATGCCTGTATTCATTGTACGTTGTGCGTTCGTGCCTGCCGAGAAATTCAAGTTAATGGTGTGATTGGTCTAGCTGAGCGAGGTCATGATGAAAAAATAATTTTTGATTTTGACGACCCAATGGGGCAATCCACCTGCGTTGCTTGTGGTGAGTGCGTTCAAGCCTGCCCAACTAATGCACTCTCACCTGCTTCAGCCAAAGTCACTAAGACAGACAAACAAGTACAATCCGTTTGCCCCTATTGCGGTGTAGGTTGCCAAGTTAACTTAAAGGTTAACGATAACAAAATCTGCTCTGTCGAAGGTGCTAATGGCCCCTCTAACCAAGGCCGTTTATGCGTAAAAGGCCGCTTTGGTTTTGATTACATTACATCTGAACAGCGACTTACCGAGCCGCTAATCAGAAAAGAGGGTATCGAAAAAGGCGTTAATATCGACCCAGCTAACCCCTACTCGCATTTTAGAAAAGCCTCTTGGGAAGAAGCACTTAATCTTGCTGCGAAAGGTTTTTCAGACATTAAACAACAGCATGGTGCTGATTCCCTGGCTGGCTTTGGCTCTGCAAAGTGCTCTAATGAAGAAGCTTATATTTTTCAAAAACTAATTCGAGCCGGCTTTGGCACTAATAACGTCGATCACTGCACACGTTTATGTCATGCTTCCTCCGTTGCCGCACTCATGGAAACAATTGGTTCAGGGGCCGTTACCGCACCGTTTATGGCTGCTGAAGACAGCGATTTGATCATCGTTATTGGCGCGAATCCAAGTGAAAACCACCCCGTTGCAGCAACCTTTTTTAAACAAGCTGTCGAGCGCGGTACCGAATTGGTTGTGATGGATCCTAGGGCTCAAGCGTTAAAACAACAAGCAACGCATATGCTACAGTTTACACCGAGCACAGATGTTGCCTTACTGAACGCCATCATGCACGTGATTGTTGATGAAAAACTTTATAATCAACATTATATTGATCAACACACCTCTGGTTTTAAGCTGTTTGCTACACACCTTAAAGACTATGCGCCTGAAAAAATGCAGAGTATTTGCGGCGTAACTGCCGACACCATCAAAACAGTTGCAAGGAAATATGCAACCGCCAAATCTGCCATTATTTTTTGGGGTATGGGCATCTCACAGCATACACACGGAACAGACAATGCGCGTTGCCTTATTTCATTAGCCTTAATGTGTGGTCATATAGGACGCCCCGGCACAGGCCTCCACCCTCTACGCGGCCAGAATAATGTTCAAGGCGCCTCGGATGCTGCTTTAATCCCAATGTTTTACCCCGACTACAAGCCAATAAGTGACTGTGAAACACAAACCTTTTTTGAATCCCTATGGGACACACCCTTGAACCCCAAAGAAGGCTTAACAGTCGTTGAAATTATGCATGCGATACATCGCAACAGCATTAAGTCCATGTACATCATGGGGGAAAATCCCGCCATGTCAGACCCTAATTTAAACCATGCCCGTGCAGCACTGGCTAAATTAGAGCACCTTGTTGTACAAGATATTTTTCTAACCGAAACAGCTATGTTTGCAGACGTTGTTTTACCTGCTACCGCGTGGCCGGAAAAAAATGGTACTGTAACAAACTCAAACAGACAGGTACAAATGGGGCGACAAGCTGTTGAACCACCAGGCAATGCAAAAGCTGACTGGTGGATTACACATCAGATCGCTAAGCGTTTAGGTTTAGAGTGGCCCTATTCAACACCAAAAGATATCTATCAAGAAATGCTGTTAGCCATGCCCTCATTAGCTAACATCAGCTGGGAACGTCTTGAGCAAGAGCATTCCGTCACCTACCCTTGCCCGTCCCCTAAGGAAGCTGGTCACGATATCGTTTTTGCCGATGGTTTCCCCACCGAAGACGGACGCGGAAAATTTATCCCTGCAAGCTTTTTGCCGGCTAATGACAAATTAGACACCGAATACGACTTTATTCTGACAACAGGCAGACTACTAGAACATTGGCACACTGGCGCAATAACTCGACGTAGTGAAGTACTCAACACACTCGAACCAGAAGCTTTTGTTCAAATGAGCCCCACCGATTGTTCAGCGCTTAAGGTACAAGCAGGCGACATGGTTTGCATTTCAAGCCGCCGAGGATCTATTAACATCAAGGTTCGTGTTGACCATAAAGTACAAACTGGCCTCATATTCATCCCGTTTTCTTACGTCGAAGCAGCGGCTAATTTATTAACCAGTCATGATCTTGACCCCTTTGGAAAAATACCTGAATACAAGTTCTCAGCTGTCAAAGTAGAGCCAATTTAA
- the mobA gene encoding molybdenum cofactor guanylyltransferase MobA, with protein MPNNSNKIIGVILSGGLSRRMNNQDKGFIQLAHKPLFEHVLERLSPQCDSIIISSNKESQQLSSYDLPIIKDSLEGFLGPLAGLLACMQWVRKHQPGVQWIASVPVDTPFIPQNLVSTLYQSMLENTADIACATSNGRTHPVIALWPIRLLDDLEAALSKENIRKIDLWTSRYKVSLPDFSDSLLDPFYNINCHEDLVHAEALLRKPNENTA; from the coding sequence ATGCCCAACAACTCAAATAAAATTATCGGCGTCATCCTATCAGGTGGCCTCTCGAGAAGGATGAACAACCAGGACAAGGGCTTCATTCAACTCGCTCATAAGCCTCTTTTTGAACACGTATTAGAGCGATTGTCTCCTCAATGCGACTCAATTATTATTAGTAGTAACAAGGAGAGCCAGCAACTGTCTTCTTATGACTTACCTATTATTAAAGATTCATTAGAAGGGTTCTTAGGACCTTTAGCCGGGCTTTTAGCCTGCATGCAGTGGGTAAGAAAGCATCAACCCGGTGTACAATGGATTGCCTCTGTGCCCGTTGATACGCCTTTTATACCCCAAAATTTAGTCTCCACGCTTTATCAATCAATGCTTGAAAACACCGCCGATATTGCCTGCGCCACTTCAAATGGTCGCACACACCCCGTTATTGCCTTATGGCCAATTAGGCTACTTGATGACCTGGAAGCTGCACTAAGCAAGGAGAATATACGCAAAATTGATTTATGGACATCTCGCTACAAAGTCTCCCTCCCAGACTTCAGTGATAGCTTGCTTGACCCTTTCTATAACATTAATTGTCATGAGGATTTAGTGCACGCCGAAGCGTTGCTACGTAAGCCGAATGAAAATACAGCCTAA
- a CDS encoding formate dehydrogenase accessory sulfurtransferase FdhD gives MIEMTASKIKGSSCVFAVNEKGQSIEIELVEERALTIYIDKKEIVTLMTMGSFPELLVLGYLKNQTFFETIGDIKVLQVDWQTNAAVIVSSKNKPNIEKLKARRTITSGCGQGTMFGNVVESLKGQVLAKRSIEQSVLYYLLNHFGQRNQVYKKAGAVHGCALCKGKEVLFFVEDVGRHNAVDTIAGHMWLKGIKGDDCVFYTTGRLTSEMVIKVAQMGVPILLSRSGATKMGFELACEFDVTLISRAKGQHFQVLNGAERIVFDVTA, from the coding sequence ATGATCGAGATGACAGCGTCAAAAATTAAGGGTTCATCCTGTGTTTTTGCCGTCAATGAAAAGGGGCAGTCGATTGAAATTGAATTGGTTGAAGAACGTGCGCTAACCATCTATATCGATAAAAAAGAAATAGTAACCTTAATGACGATGGGCTCTTTTCCTGAATTGTTGGTGTTGGGTTACCTTAAAAATCAAACCTTCTTTGAGACTATCGGCGATATAAAGGTACTTCAAGTTGATTGGCAAACCAATGCTGCAGTGATTGTATCGAGTAAAAATAAGCCTAATATTGAGAAATTAAAAGCACGTCGAACAATTACTTCAGGGTGTGGACAAGGCACGATGTTTGGTAATGTTGTTGAGAGTTTAAAGGGGCAGGTGTTAGCCAAACGTAGTATTGAACAATCTGTATTGTATTATTTGCTTAATCATTTTGGGCAACGTAACCAAGTCTATAAAAAGGCGGGTGCTGTTCATGGTTGTGCGCTTTGTAAAGGTAAGGAGGTATTGTTCTTTGTTGAAGACGTAGGGCGTCATAATGCCGTTGATACAATTGCTGGCCATATGTGGTTGAAGGGTATTAAAGGTGATGACTGTGTTTTCTACACAACAGGGCGTTTAACCTCTGAAATGGTTATCAAGGTCGCGCAAATGGGGGTGCCTATATTATTGTCTCGTTCTGGGGCCACTAAGATGGGGTTTGAGCTTGCCTGCGAGTTTGATGTAACTTTAATTTCGCGAGCAAAAGGGCAACATTTTCAAGTTTTGAATGGGGCCGAGCGGATAGTGTTTGATGTAACAGCTTAA